TCGCCCAGCTCGACCCGGCCGCGGTGATCGAGATCCACCTGGGCGGCGGGGATGATTTCGCAGGCTTCTACATGGACAGCCATTCCAGCCTGACGCCGGAGCCCGTCTGGGAGACCGCCTTCGCCCACGTGGCGGGCTTCCCCAACCTGCGGGCCATCACCTTCGAGTTCCAGGAGACCTATTACGAGGACCTGGCGGACGGCCTGATCCCGGAACTTGAGCGAATGCATGAGCTCGCGGAGACCTGGGCCCCGTGCCGGAGGCTGGCCCATGCTGGCTGATTTCCAGCAGGCGCTCGCCGACCTCACCGCCTCGCCGGAGCTGTGCATGGCGGTGAAGATCGACCCCTCGCTGCTGATGCGCCGCTACCAGCTCACCGCTTTGGAGGCCGGTCGACTGGAGGGGATCGTGCGCCATCCCGGAATGGCCTGCTCCTGCATGGTCTACCGCGCCAACCGGCTGGCGCCCCTGGCGCTCAACACACCGCGGCTGTGCAAGGCGCTCGGCCCCGACCTGCGGGCAGTGGCTTCCGACTACTGGGCCGACCATCCGCAGTCCAACGTGCATTTCTACGTGGAGGCCGATCGCTTCTGCCGCTTCGTCCGCCGCGAGATCGAGCGGGGCCGGACGCTCGCGCCGGAGGTCGGTTCGGCCCTGGAGATCGAGAGCGCCCAGGTGGCGGCGGCCCTGAGCGAGAGCCATACCGAAGCGGCCTGAACCGGGGCTAGGTCAGGGCGCGCGCCCAGGCCTTCTTCAGCTCGGCGGCGGCGCCTGCCTGGGGCTCGTGCAGGTCGTGGCGGCGCAGCGAGCGGGCGCCGACGAACGACCCTCCGCGCCACGCGACCAGGGCCTCGTGGCCGATGCCGCCCAGGATGTCGACCATCAGGAAGTCGTCGGGAACGGTCGCTCCGGCCTCGCCGAGATCGATGCGGAAGCCCTCGAGGGACCGGTCGACAATGGTGCAGGAGACCAGTTCGCCGCCGGCCAGCAGCAGGAAGGCCGGCAGGCTGACGCTCTCGCGCGGACTGACGCGGCGATCCCCGGCGCGCGAGATCGACCGTCGCTCCAGTTCGCTGGCGTTATCGAGAACGAAATTCCGCACGCGGCTCTCCAAGTCGACGTAGTTAAGCACGTAGCCCTTACCCAAAGGTGTCAGAGCGTCGCCTTTCCGGCGTCGGCGGGCCGATCGTCGCGGCGCCCGAAGCCTTAATCCATATTACCGCGAATTATGTTTGCCGGCGGTCGCCGAGGCGACAGAAGGAAGCGGTCGGCCGGGTGATGGAACCCTCGCCACGCTGGAGCCTGCCTGGTGATCGTGTTCGCCGCCGCCGCATCGTTGCTCGCGGGCGCCCCGGAACTGCCGCGCCTGCCGGAGATCCGGCGCGATCCGCAGGTCACCTATGTCGACCGGTCCGGCGCCATGCTGGGCGTGCGCGGCGGGCGTTACGGCCCTCCCGTAGACCTGGCGAAGCTGCCGCCGCACGTGCCGGCCGCCTTCATCGCCATCGAGGACCGCCGGTTCTACGAGCACACCGGCTTCGATCCGATCGGCATCGGCCGGGCGATCATCGCCGGCGTCAACGAGGGGCGCGCGACCCAAGGCGCCTCGACCATCACCCAGCAGCTGGCGCGCAACCTGTTCCTGACCTCCGACCGCACGGTCGAGCGCAAGGCGATGGAACTGCTCTACGCCGTTCAGTTGGAGCGCACCTACTCGAAGCGCCAGATCCTCGCCCTCTATCTGAGCCGGGTCTATTTCGGGTCCGGCGCCTATGGGCTGGAGGCGGCGTCGCAGCGCTATTTCAACAAGCCGGCCGCGCGCCTGACCATCCAGGAAGCGGCGACCCTGGCGGGGGTGCTGAAGTCGCCAACCAACTACAACCCGGCGGAACAGCCGCAGCGGTCGGCCCAGCGTGCAGCCCTGGTGCTGAACGCCATGGTCGAGATCGGGGCCATCACGCTCGCCCAGCGCGCCAAGGCGAGCGCCCGGCCATTGAGGGTCGCCCCGTCGGCGTCCACCGCCTCGGCCCAGTACTTCATCGACTGGCTGGACGGCCAGCGTCGCCAGCTGGTGGGCCAGCCGAAGCAGGACGTGGTGGTGGAGACCACCCTCGACCTAGGCCTGGAGAGCGTCGCCGCGGCGACCACCAGCTCCGTCCTGGCGCGCCATCAGGCCCAGCAGGTGTCGCAGGCCGCGCTCGTCGCGTTGGACGGACAGGGCCGGGTGCGGGTCATGGTCGGCGGCGTCGACTACGCCAAGGGCCCGTTCAATCGGGCGGTGACCGCAAAGCGGCAGGCCGGCTCGGCCTGGAAGCCGTTCGTCTATCTGGCCGCTCTGGAGGCCGGCCGGGTTCCCGAAATGCCCGTGGTGGACGAGCCCGTGACCATCGGGAGTTGGTCGCCGAGCAACTACAACGAGGGATATCTGGGGCCGATCACCCTGCAGGTGGCGCTGGCCCAGTCGATCAACACCGTGGCGGCCCGACTGGCCGACGAGGTGGGCCGCCCCACCGTGGCGGCGGCGGCGCACCGGGTTGGCATCGTCTCGACGATCAACACCGACCCGGCCATGGCGCTGGGCACCACCCTGGTGTCGCCGCTGGAGATGGCCCAGGCCTATGCGACCTTCTCGAACGGGGGCAATCGGGTGACCGCCTATGGTATCGAGCGCATCCGCACGACCGGCGGGGCCATGCTCTACCAACGCAAGGCCATGCCGCCGCAGCCGGTGGTGGCCAATCCGCCGCTCAGCGACCTGAACCTGATGCTGCGCACCGTGATCACCTCCGGCACGGGAACCAGGGCCGCGATCCCGGGCTACGACCTGGCCGGCAAGACCGGCACCACGTCCGACTATAGGGACGCCTGGTTCGCCGGCTATACGGGCGGCTTCACCACCGTGGTCTGGATGGGCCGGGACGACGGGGCGCCCATGGGCCGGGTCACCGGCGGCGGGGCGCCGGCGGAGCTCTGGCGCGGCTTCATGAGCGTTGCACTGAAACGGGTCCCGAAGCAGCCGATCCCAGTCGGCCCGCCGCGGGCCGCGCCGCTTCCGCCGCCGGTCGCTGATCCGATCGACGCCTTGATCCCGGCTCCCGCCCCGATCCAGACGCCGCCCCAGCCGGAGCAGGACCCACCCTTCGGCGACCGCTGAACCGGGCGGCCTACTGCCGGGTCATCTCCGCCCGCACCTGGGCCTTGACCTCGCCCCTGGGCATGTCCTGCGGGATCTCGAACGCCACCCTGGCGATCTGGCCGGGATAGGTGAAGGGCGCGACATAGTCGTCGGTGACCGGCGAGAGGCTGCGGCCCAGGTCCATGCCGATGGTGGAGATCATGTAGAGCAGGCGTCGGACCTTGCCGGTCGCCTCCACCTTGCCGTCGACGCTGAGAACGATGTCGCCACCACCCTCGGCGTTGCGGGTGACGGAGAGCACGATCTCATGCGGGCCGGGCGCCAGGGGCGATTCGGCCGCGACCCGGCTGTGGTGGTGGAAGTCGTTGTAGTCGAAGACCAGCCGGCCGTTCTTGACGAGGAGCGCGAAGCCGCTGTTGAGCGTGCCTCGGGCGATCAGGGCGCCGTCGCCGTGGCCTTTCGGATGGTCGATGGTGACGCTGGTGGTCCAGCCTCGGGCCACCGGCGGGCAGGCTTCGCTGACCAGGTGCGAGACTGGCGGATAATAGACGAATCGGCGGCGCGAGGAGGGCAGTCCCGGCCGCATGGATGCGCGGAACAGGGCCATGGCGCTGCGGTCGTCAAGCGGCAGGACACCGTGGGTTTCGGCCTCCGCCCACCAGAGGTCGACCAGCTCCTTGAGCTTTTCCGGGTGGGTCGCGGCCAGGTCCTCATACTCCGAGAAGTCCTGCGCCAGGTGGTAGAGCTCCCACCGGTCGTCGTCGAAGGGCTTGCCCTGGTCGTGGTGGGTGACCGCCTTCCAGCCGTCCTTCCAGATCCCGCGGTGGCCCAGCATCTCGAAATACTGCGGCCCACGGTCGAGCTTTGCTGCGGGGTCGGCGAAGGTCGGCGCCAGGCTGATCCCGTGGACCGGCATCTGCGGCACGCCGGCCACCACGGCGGGGGTCTCGAGTCCCAGGGCGTCGAGGATGGTCGGGGCGATGTCGATGACGTGGCAGAACTGGTCGCGGGTCTCGCCGCCGGCCTTCACGCGGTTCGGCCAGTGGATGACCAGCGGGTCGCGGACCCCGCCGCCGTGGGTGTTCTGCTTGTACCACTTCAGCGGGGTGTTGCCGGCCTGGGCCCAACCCCAGGGGATGTTGCAGTGGCTGTTGGGGCCACCGATGTCGTCCAGGCGCAGGACCGCCTCGTCGACGCTCTCGCGGATGCCGTTGAACCACTTCATTTCGTCGAGCACGCCCGTGGCGCCGCCCTCCTGGCTCGCGCCGTTATCGGACATGACGATGAAGAGCGTGTCGTCGAACTGGTCGATGGACTTCAGGAAGGCGACCAGCCGGCCGATCTGGTCGTCGGTGTGCTCCAACATGGCGGCGAAGGCTTCCTGCAGGCGGGCGGCGAAGCGCTGCTCGTTGACCGAAAGCTCCGCCCACGGACGGACGCCGGGATTGTGCGGCGCCAGCCTGGTGTCAGGCGGGATGATTCCCAGTTCCTTCTGGCGCGCGAACCACTCCTCGCGCGCCACGTCCCAGCCGGCGTCGAACTTGCCACGCCACTTGTCGAGATAGGCCTGCGGAGCCTGATGAGGCGAGTGCATGGCCCCGAAGGCCAGGTAGAGGAAGAACGGCTTCTCCGGCACCAGGGAGACCTGATCGCGGATCATGCCGGCCGAGCGGTCCACGATGTCCTCGGAGACGTGGTAGCCGTCTTCCGGACCGCCGGGCGCGTCGATGAAGTGGTTGTCGTGGGTCAGTTCTGGGAAGAACTGGTCGGTCTCACCCTGCAGGAAGCCGTAATAGCGGTCGAAGCCCTTCTGCAGCGGCCAGTTGGCGTAGGGGCCCGCCGCCGAGCACTCCGCCATCGGGGCCAGATGCCACTTGCCCGTGGCGTAGGTCCCATAGCCGTTGTCGCGCAGGATCTCGGCCAGGGTGGCGGCCGAACGCGGGACGGCGCCGCGCATGTTCGGAAACCCGGTGTCGAAGTTGGAGATCGCCCGCATGCCGACCGCGTGGTGGTTGCGGCCGGTGAGCAGGCACGCCCGGGTCGGCGAGCAGAGGGCGGTGGTGTGGAAGCCCGTGAAGCGCAGCCCGCCAGCGGCGAGCGCGTCGATGTTCGGCGTGGCCAGGGTCGAGCCGTAGCAGCCGAAGTGGGAGAAGCCAGTGTCATCCAGCACCACCAGCACCACATTGGGCGAGCCCGGCTTGATCCTGGATGCTGGCCACCAGGGCTGGGACTCCGGAATGGTGCGTCCGATGACGCCCTGGAAGTCTTCTCCGGACGGGGTCTTCTTGGTCATGGGGTGATCTCCGGGGTCGGATCGGGCGCCAGCAGGCCGGCGGTCCCGTAGGCGGCGAGGTGTTCGATGAGCGCAGCCATGGCCGCGGGGGTCTGCCGGGCTTTCGGCGTGTCCCGCGCCCAGCGGGCCATGGCGAAGACGATGCTGTCGGTCAGCCAGGTCAGGCGCTGGTCCAGCAAGGCGGGGGGCAGGTGCGGCGCGGCCTTGGCCAACCGCCTTTTGCCGCGGCGGACGCCCGACAGCAGGGCATTATCGAGCCCGCGTTCGCCAAGCAGCTGCGGGTGGAAGGTCACCTGGGCCAGGATGCTGAGATAGTCGCCGCCCCAGGGCGCTTCGATCACGGCCAGGCCAAGCGGCGCGCTGATCGCTCGCACGACATCCAGCGGCGCCGCGTCCGGCTGCAAGGCGTCGATCAGGGCCTCACGCCGGGCGTTGATGGACGCCAGCCGCCGGTTCATCACCGCAGCCAGGACGCCGGCGCGTGAGCCGAAATGGTAGTGCACCGCCGAGCGGTTCTTCTGGCCGGACTGCGCGACGATGTGCGTGAGCGCGACCTGAGCGACTCCGCGCTCGGCGAACAGCTGCTCGGCCACCGACAGCAACTGGTCGACCGTGCCCTCGGTGACCCCTTCGACACGTGCGGTTCCGATGGCGGGCATTCTGCCGTTCCCGATTTAATACGATGTATTACGCGGGGCGAGGCGGGAGTCAATCCGGGCTCGGGAGGGCGGGGTCTAGGAGCGGGAGCTGTCGCGATTGGGCGTGGTGAGCGAGAAAGGCACGATCGAGCGCTCCGACCGCGAGACGGTGAAGCCCCGGTCCACGGGTGGGAAGGCGCGCTGCTGGCAGTCGTCGCGCTCGCAGATGCGGCAGCTTACGCCGATCCGCTCGGGCGGGCCCTTCAGGTCGACCCCGTCGGAATAGACCAGGGCGTCGGCGTATTGCACCTCGCAGCCGAGGCCGAGCGCATAGCGGCGGTCGGGGGTCCCGTGGGCGCCGGAGCGCTTGAGGATCCCCCAGGCCAGGCAGAGATAGCGGGCCCCATCCGGCATCTCGGCCACCTGGGTCAGGATGCGCCCGTCGCGGCCGAAGGCCTCGTGCACATTCCACAGGGGACAGGCGCCGCTGAAGCGGGCGAACTGGAAGCGGGTGGCGCTGTGGCGCTTGGTGATGTTCCCGGCCGGGTCGACGCGCACGAAATAGAACGGCACGCCGCGCGCGCCTGGCCGCTGCAGGGTGCTCAGCCGATGGCAGGTCTGCTCGAAGCTGGTCTGGAAGCGCAGCGACAGCAGGTCGATGTCGTGGCGCAGGTCCTGGGCCGCATGGCGGAAGGTCTCGTAGGGCAGCAGCAGGGCGCCGGCGGCGTAGTTGGTCAGGCTGATCCGGCAGATCTCCACGGCCGAGGGGCTGCGCAGCTCCGAGACCGCCAACTCCGCCTCGATCAGTTCGCCGAGCTCCACGGCGACGATGTGGCAGGCCATCTGGAATGAGCGGGTCTCCGCCGGTTGGGCGGCGTTGAGCAGCAGTTCGCGTGTCCCGGCGTCGAAGCGGCGCATGAGGTCGCCAGCGGCGCTCCGGCGCACCCGCACCTTCAGGCGGTCGCGGAGATAGGTCTCCAGCGCGGTCTCCAGCGGCACGTCGGGGCTGAAGCCGCAGCGGCCGTGCAGGGCCTCGGCGGCCAGGTCCAGGGCGTGGATGTAGTTGTTCTTGTAGTGGAAGAAGTCGCGGACTGCCTCATAGGGCAACAGGGCGCTGGCCGCGACGGTCTCGTCGAGCGCGATGGCCTCGTCGGTGGCGTTGAGGCGCTCGCCGGCCCGGCGGTGGGCCCGGTGCAGGTCGAGATAGTGGCGGGCGAAGTTGGGGGCGTTGGTCACCACATGCTTCAACTCGGCCAGGGAGGGGGCAGGCGCCTCGTCAGTCCATTCCGCGGTGGCTTCGCGCAGGTCGGCGATCAGCCGCTGGTCGTCGTCGGCGTCGAGGGATTGAGCGTCCACATCGAACACGCGCATCATGGCGATCAACACCCTGGCCGTGACCGGCCGCTGGTTGGCTTCGATCTGGGAGAGGTAGCTGATCGAGACGCCAAGCCTTGTGGCGCAGGGCTCCAGCTTCCATCCGCGTGCCTCGCGCAGGCGGCGGACCTTGGGGCCGACAAAGAGTTTCTGTTGCATTCGCAAGTTCGCAGTTTGTATTTTTGTGAAGCGCGGTTTTTACAATAGCGCCTCTATTCACGTGACGTCACCTGCCGAGGCGCCTATCGCGGCGATGCGCTCCATTTTCGGGACGCTTCAACCCGGGTCATCGCCGTGAATAAACCCGTTGGCAGCCTGGCGCCGTCCGGCGCAAAGCAAGTGCTCGAAGAACTCGAACGCCGCCGTGCCGAGGCGCGTCTTGGCGGGGGCGAGCGTCGGATTGCGAGCCAGCACGCCAAGGGCAAGCTGACGGCGCGCGAGCGGCTGGACCTGTTGCTGGACGAGGGGTCGTTCGAGGAGTTCGACATGTTCGTCGAGCACCGGGCGAGCGATTTCGGGATGGCCGAGCAGAAGGTGGCCGGCGACGGGGTGGTGACCGGCTGGGGCAATATCAACGGCCGGCTGGTGTTCGTGTTCTCCAAGGACTTCACGGTGTTCGGCGGGTCGTTGTCGAACGCCCACGCCCAGAAGATCGTCAAGGTGCAGGAGCAGGCCCTGAAGGTGGGGGCCCCGATCATCGGGCTGTTCGACGCGGGCGGGGCGCGGATCCAGGAGGGGGTGGACGGGCTGGCCGGCTATGCCGACATCTTCCTGCAGAACACCCTGGCCTCAGGCGTCATCCCGCAGATCAGCGTGATCATGGGACCGTGCGCGGGGGGCGACGTCTATTCCCCGGCGATCACCGACTTCATCTTCATGGTGAAGGACACCAGCTACATGTACGTCACCGGCCCCGACGTGGTCCGGACCGTGACCCATGAGGAGGTGACCCACGAGGAGCTGGGCGGCTACCGGGTGCACGCCATCAAGTCGGGGGTGGCCGACGGGGCCTTCGAGAACGACCTGGAAGCCCTGACCCAGGTGCGCCGGCTGGTGGACTTCCTGCCGCTCTCCAACCGTGAGAAGCCGCCGGTGCGGCAGAGCTACGACGATCCGCTGCGCGAGGAGCCCAGCCTCGACACCCTGATCCCGGCCAACCCCAACAAGCCCTACGACATGAAGGAGCTGATCCTTAAGGTGGTGGACGAGGCCGACTTCTTCGAGATCGCCGACGGCTTCGCCAAGAACATCATCTGCGGCTTCGGGCGCATCGACGGCCAGCCGGTGGGCGTGGTCGCCAACCAGCCGCAGGTGCTGGCCGGGGTGCTGGACATCGATTCATCGCGCAAGGCCGCGCGCTTCGTGCGGTTCTGCGACGCCTTTGAGATCCCGCTGGTGACCTTCGTCGACGTGCCGGGCTTCATGCCGGGCACCAAGCAGGAGCAGGGCGGTCTGATCCGCCACGGGGCCAAGCTGCTGTTCGCCTATGCCGAGGCCACCGTGCCGAAGATCACGCTGATCACCCGCAAGGCTTATGGCGGGGCCTATGACGTGATGAGCTCCAAGCACATCCGCGGCGACGTCAACTATGCCTGGCCCACCGCCGAGATCGCGGTGATGGGGGCCAAGGGGGCCGTGGAGATCATCTTCCGCAACGAGAGCCCCGAGGCCATCGCCCTGCGCGAGGCCGACTACAAGGCCCGCTTCGCCAACCCCTTCGTCGCCGCCTCCCGCGGCTATATCGACGACGTCATCATGCCCCACGCCACCCGACGCCGCATCGCCCGCGCGCTCAAGAACCTGCGCGGCAAGCAGCTCTCCAATCCCTGGAAAAAACACGACAATATCCCGCTGTAGGAACCGCGATGTCCATCTCCCCCGAGTTCTCGCTCACCCAGCTCAGCCGCACCTACGGCGTCACCCCCCGCGCCATCCGTCACTATGACGACGTCGGCCTGATCAAGCCGCACCGCAACCGCGCCAACCGCCGCCGATTGGACCTGGCCGAGCGCGACCGGTTGCTGTTCATCCTGCGCCTGCGCGAGGCGGGCCTGGGCCTGGACCAGATCCGCCGGATCGTGGCGGTCGGCCGCCGGCATGGACCCTCCGAACAACTGGCCTGCGCCTGCGAGGCGCTCAATGACCGCATCGTCGAGCTGGAATGCGCCCTCTCGCCGAAGCCGAGTTCGGTCGACGCCGCCCTCGGCGTGTTGAAAGCCCTGGAAACCGAGATGGCGGCCTAGCCGATGTTCAAGAAAATCCTCATCGCCAACCGTGGCGAGATCGCGGTTCGGATCATTGGGACGTGCCGTCGGCTGGGGATCGCGACGGTGGTGGTCTATTCGGAGGCCGATGCGGATTCGCTGGCGGTGGAGCTGGCCGACGAGGCGGTGTTCATCGGCGGGGCGGCGGCCAGCGAGAGCTATCTGGTGGCCGACAAGATCGTGGCGGCGTGCCGCGAGACCGGGGCCGAGGCGGTGCATCCGGGCTTCGGGTTCCTGAGCGAGAACGCGGGCTTCGCCAGGCGGCTGGCCGATGAGGCGATCGTGTTCATCGGTCCCAACCCGGGCGCCATCGAGGCGATGGGCGACAAGATCCAGAGCAAGCTGTTTGCGGTGAAGGCCGGGATCTCGGTGGTGCCGGGCCATGTGGGCGAGATCGACGACACGGACCATGCGGTCAGGATCGCCGAGGAGATCGGCTATCCGGTGATGATCAAGGCCTCGGCCGGGGGCGGGGGCAAGGGCATCCGGGTGGCCTGGAGCCGCCAGGATGTCGAGGAGGGCTTTCCGGCGGTGCGCTCGGAGGCCAAGTCCAGCTTCGGCGACGACCGCATCTTCATCGAGAAGTTCATCGAGAGCCCGCGGCACATCGAGATCCAGGTGCTGGGCGACAAGCACGGCGCCGTGGTCCACCTGTTCGAGCGCGAGTGCTCGATCCAGCGCCGCAACCAGAAGGTCATCGAGGAGGCGCCGAGCCCGCTGCTGGACGAGGCGACCCGGGCGGCCATGGGCGCCCAGGCCGTGGCGCTGGCCAAGGCGGTCGCCTACGACTCGGCCGGCACGGTGGAGTTCGTGGCCGGTCAGGACAAGAGCTTCTACTTCCTGGAGATGAACACCCGGCTGCAGGTGGAGCATCCGGTCACCGAGCTGATCACGGGCTTGGACCTGGTCGAGCAGATGATCCGCGTAGCCTACGGCGAGAAGCTGGCCTTCCAGCAGGCGGACCTGAAGATCAACGGCTGGGCGATCGAGAGCCGGATCTATGCCGAGGATCCCTATCGCGGCTTCCTGCCCTCGATCGGGCGGCTGGTCCGCTACGCCCCGCCCCAGGAGGGCAAGCTCGGCGAGATCGTGGTGCGCAATGACGCCGGCGTGCGCGAGGGCGACGAGATCTCGATGTTCTACGACCCGATGATCTCCAAGCTCTCGACCTGGGCGCCGACCCGGCTGGCGGCCATCGACGCCATGGGCCGGGCGCTGGAGGACTTCCACATCGAGGGCCCGGGCCAGAACATCCCGTTCCTGGCCGCGGTGATGGACCAGGACCGCTTCCGCTCGGGCCAGCTGTCGACCAACTACATCAAGGACGAGTTCCCGCAGGGCTTCCACGGAACCTCGCCCACCGATTTCCAGCGCGACCTGATGGCCGCCGTCGCCTGCGCCATGCACACCACGCTCACCGCCCGCAGCGCGCCTCAGCTGGTGCGCGACGAGTGGGTGGTGATCGAGAACGGCGAACGCCGCCTGGTGCGGCTGGCCAATGGCGGCGACGCCTTCCGGATCGAGTTCCTGGGCGAGGACCGCAAGCTCTCCCTGACCGAGATCGCCTGGACGCCCGGCCAACCCACCTTCCGCGGCCGGCTGGACGGCACGGCCTTCACCGCCCAGGTCAAGCCGCTGGCCGAGGGCTTCGCCGTCCGCCA
This genomic stretch from Phenylobacterium sp. LH3H17 harbors:
- a CDS encoding MerR family transcriptional regulator, with translation MSISPEFSLTQLSRTYGVTPRAIRHYDDVGLIKPHRNRANRRRLDLAERDRLLFILRLREAGLGLDQIRRIVAVGRRHGPSEQLACACEALNDRIVELECALSPKPSSVDAALGVLKALETEMAA
- a CDS encoding acyl-CoA carboxylase subunit beta, which gives rise to MAPSGAKQVLEELERRRAEARLGGGERRIASQHAKGKLTARERLDLLLDEGSFEEFDMFVEHRASDFGMAEQKVAGDGVVTGWGNINGRLVFVFSKDFTVFGGSLSNAHAQKIVKVQEQALKVGAPIIGLFDAGGARIQEGVDGLAGYADIFLQNTLASGVIPQISVIMGPCAGGDVYSPAITDFIFMVKDTSYMYVTGPDVVRTVTHEEVTHEELGGYRVHAIKSGVADGAFENDLEALTQVRRLVDFLPLSNREKPPVRQSYDDPLREEPSLDTLIPANPNKPYDMKELILKVVDEADFFEIADGFAKNIICGFGRIDGQPVGVVANQPQVLAGVLDIDSSRKAARFVRFCDAFEIPLVTFVDVPGFMPGTKQEQGGLIRHGAKLLFAYAEATVPKITLITRKAYGGAYDVMSSKHIRGDVNYAWPTAEIAVMGAKGAVEIIFRNESPEAIALREADYKARFANPFVAASRGYIDDVIMPHATRRRIARALKNLRGKQLSNPWKKHDNIPL
- a CDS encoding arylsulfatase, with amino-acid sequence MTKKTPSGEDFQGVIGRTIPESQPWWPASRIKPGSPNVVLVVLDDTGFSHFGCYGSTLATPNIDALAAGGLRFTGFHTTALCSPTRACLLTGRNHHAVGMRAISNFDTGFPNMRGAVPRSAATLAEILRDNGYGTYATGKWHLAPMAECSAAGPYANWPLQKGFDRYYGFLQGETDQFFPELTHDNHFIDAPGGPEDGYHVSEDIVDRSAGMIRDQVSLVPEKPFFLYLAFGAMHSPHQAPQAYLDKWRGKFDAGWDVAREEWFARQKELGIIPPDTRLAPHNPGVRPWAELSVNEQRFAARLQEAFAAMLEHTDDQIGRLVAFLKSIDQFDDTLFIVMSDNGASQEGGATGVLDEMKWFNGIRESVDEAVLRLDDIGGPNSHCNIPWGWAQAGNTPLKWYKQNTHGGGVRDPLVIHWPNRVKAGGETRDQFCHVIDIAPTILDALGLETPAVVAGVPQMPVHGISLAPTFADPAAKLDRGPQYFEMLGHRGIWKDGWKAVTHHDQGKPFDDDRWELYHLAQDFSEYEDLAATHPEKLKELVDLWWAEAETHGVLPLDDRSAMALFRASMRPGLPSSRRRFVYYPPVSHLVSEACPPVARGWTTSVTIDHPKGHGDGALIARGTLNSGFALLVKNGRLVFDYNDFHHHSRVAAESPLAPGPHEIVLSVTRNAEGGGDIVLSVDGKVEATGKVRRLLYMISTIGMDLGRSLSPVTDDYVAPFTYPGQIARVAFEIPQDMPRGEVKAQVRAEMTRQ
- a CDS encoding transglycosylase domain-containing protein, whose translation is MIVFAAAASLLAGAPELPRLPEIRRDPQVTYVDRSGAMLGVRGGRYGPPVDLAKLPPHVPAAFIAIEDRRFYEHTGFDPIGIGRAIIAGVNEGRATQGASTITQQLARNLFLTSDRTVERKAMELLYAVQLERTYSKRQILALYLSRVYFGSGAYGLEAASQRYFNKPAARLTIQEAATLAGVLKSPTNYNPAEQPQRSAQRAALVLNAMVEIGAITLAQRAKASARPLRVAPSASTASAQYFIDWLDGQRRQLVGQPKQDVVVETTLDLGLESVAAATTSSVLARHQAQQVSQAALVALDGQGRVRVMVGGVDYAKGPFNRAVTAKRQAGSAWKPFVYLAALEAGRVPEMPVVDEPVTIGSWSPSNYNEGYLGPITLQVALAQSINTVAARLADEVGRPTVAAAAHRVGIVSTINTDPAMALGTTLVSPLEMAQAYATFSNGGNRVTAYGIERIRTTGGAMLYQRKAMPPQPVVANPPLSDLNLMLRTVITSGTGTRAAIPGYDLAGKTGTTSDYRDAWFAGYTGGFTTVVWMGRDDGAPMGRVTGGGAPAELWRGFMSVALKRVPKQPIPVGPPRAAPLPPPVADPIDALIPAPAPIQTPPQPEQDPPFGDR
- a CDS encoding acetyl/propionyl/methylcrotonyl-CoA carboxylase subunit alpha, which codes for MFKKILIANRGEIAVRIIGTCRRLGIATVVVYSEADADSLAVELADEAVFIGGAAASESYLVADKIVAACRETGAEAVHPGFGFLSENAGFARRLADEAIVFIGPNPGAIEAMGDKIQSKLFAVKAGISVVPGHVGEIDDTDHAVRIAEEIGYPVMIKASAGGGGKGIRVAWSRQDVEEGFPAVRSEAKSSFGDDRIFIEKFIESPRHIEIQVLGDKHGAVVHLFERECSIQRRNQKVIEEAPSPLLDEATRAAMGAQAVALAKAVAYDSAGTVEFVAGQDKSFYFLEMNTRLQVEHPVTELITGLDLVEQMIRVAYGEKLAFQQADLKINGWAIESRIYAEDPYRGFLPSIGRLVRYAPPQEGKLGEIVVRNDAGVREGDEISMFYDPMISKLSTWAPTRLAAIDAMGRALEDFHIEGPGQNIPFLAAVMDQDRFRSGQLSTNYIKDEFPQGFHGTSPTDFQRDLMAAVACAMHTTLTARSAPQLVRDEWVVIENGERRLVRLANGGDAFRIEFLGEDRKLSLTEIAWTPGQPTFRGRLDGTAFTAQVKPLAEGFAVRHRAASAHVLVLTPRSAELHEKLPPKQAADTSKMILSPMPGLVVSLDVTVGQEVKTGEQVAIVEAMKMQNIIRAERDGTVKTVGAAAGDSVAADEILVEFA
- a CDS encoding TetR/AcrR family transcriptional regulator, with the protein product MPAIGTARVEGVTEGTVDQLLSVAEQLFAERGVAQVALTHIVAQSGQKNRSAVHYHFGSRAGVLAAVMNRRLASINARREALIDALQPDAAPLDVVRAISAPLGLAVIEAPWGGDYLSILAQVTFHPQLLGERGLDNALLSGVRRGKRRLAKAAPHLPPALLDQRLTWLTDSIVFAMARWARDTPKARQTPAAMAALIEHLAAYGTAGLLAPDPTPEITP
- a CDS encoding short-chain fatty acyl-CoA regulator family protein; translated protein: MQQKLFVGPKVRRLREARGWKLEPCATRLGVSISYLSQIEANQRPVTARVLIAMMRVFDVDAQSLDADDDQRLIADLREATAEWTDEAPAPSLAELKHVVTNAPNFARHYLDLHRAHRRAGERLNATDEAIALDETVAASALLPYEAVRDFFHYKNNYIHALDLAAEALHGRCGFSPDVPLETALETYLRDRLKVRVRRSAAGDLMRRFDAGTRELLLNAAQPAETRSFQMACHIVAVELGELIEAELAVSELRSPSAVEICRISLTNYAAGALLLPYETFRHAAQDLRHDIDLLSLRFQTSFEQTCHRLSTLQRPGARGVPFYFVRVDPAGNITKRHSATRFQFARFSGACPLWNVHEAFGRDGRILTQVAEMPDGARYLCLAWGILKRSGAHGTPDRRYALGLGCEVQYADALVYSDGVDLKGPPERIGVSCRICERDDCQQRAFPPVDRGFTVSRSERSIVPFSLTTPNRDSSRS